In the Alistipes provencensis genome, TTGCGTCGGTATGGCAGCGGTTGTCCGGGTGGATGCCATCCTGAAACGGCTCTTGCCGATGATGTCCGCCTTTTCCGCAGGGACTTCCTCGTGTGCCGCTATGCGTTTAGCCTCATTCCCGTCCAGTGACCGCCATAATCCGACAATGCCCTTGAAGAAGCGGACAATCCGCGTGTCCATGATGCGCTCGTAAAGGAGCAGGAACAGGAACCAGAGGTTGCAGCCGACCGATACCGCCAGCAGAATGTCTGTCATGCTGATTGTGTAATTCATATCCTTCCGTTTTTGGTTAGAATACTGAATTGTAATTTCGGGCATAAAGGCTCTTTATCGCATCTTCGCACTGGTTGAAGTGGTGCGTCAGCACATGGTCGATGTAAGCGGACAGCGTAAGCCGGTCATGCCCGATTACACGGGTGATACGCATGATACGCTCGTGGTACTCCGGGCGCACATACGCCATCTTCCCCTCACGTGCCTTTACTTCCGGGTCGCGGATGAACAGGCGTTCATAGTCCTTCTCACTGCATTTGCCGCTTACCGGGACAGGCGACAGTATTTCCACACTCGCCTGCACTTGGGTAAACATACCTCCGCAGTCTTGCTGTGGTCTTTTTTCATTCGGTGTCATTTCTTTTTCCATTTTCAAATCAGATCTTCACGTTGTTTCTTGTACAGTTCGTTGATTCTCTCCTTGTGCTGTTCCAGATGCTGGCGCAGCACGGTATCCACATATCCGCCTACTGAGATTTCCCCTCCGGCGATGTCGTTCACGATTCTGAGGATCTTGCCGTGGACGTCACGGCTGATATAGACACATTGGCGGGTCTTTATCTCGTTGCGGCGCAGGAATAGCTCGTTGTAGTCCTCGTCCTGCCTTTTCCGGCGTCCACTTTCCCTCTGCGCTTTTTCCCGTGTTACGGGTTGCACAGGAGATGGTTCCGGTGCGGCGGTGTCCTCTTCGGTCGGTGCAGCTGCGGGTACTTCCTGTGCGGGGCGCAGTGTCCCGTCCTGTGTGCGCCGCCCGATGGAGGCTAACAGCAGTTCCTCGTCGATGCCTTCCGTGTTCACTTTCCTGC is a window encoding:
- a CDS encoding DUF3408 domain-containing protein, with the translated sequence MEKEMTPNEKRPQQDCGGMFTQVQASVEILSPVPVSGKCSEKDYERLFIRDPEVKAREGKMAYVRPEYHERIMRITRVIGHDRLTLSAYIDHVLTHHFNQCEDAIKSLYARNYNSVF
- a CDS encoding DUF3408 domain-containing protein; this translates as MGSRKVNTEGIDEELLLASIGRRTQDGTLRPAQEVPAAAPTEEDTAAPEPSPVQPVTREKAQRESGRRKRQDEDYNELFLRRNEIKTRQCVYISRDVHGKILRIVNDIAGGEISVGGYVDTVLRQHLEQHKERINELYKKQREDLI